The following are encoded together in the Zingiber officinale cultivar Zhangliang chromosome 8A, Zo_v1.1, whole genome shotgun sequence genome:
- the LOC122011703 gene encoding uncharacterized mitochondrial protein AtMg00860-like, whose product IMVDPSKIEAVSNWERPKNASEIRSFLGLAGYYRKFVEDFSRIASPLTALTRKNRKFQWTEDCENSFSELKRRLTSAPILTLPENADSFDIYSDASKLGLGATERVNQVLEDMLRACALDFKGSWCKYLSLAEFAYNNSYQTTIGMAPYEALYGRRCRSPICW is encoded by the exons atcatggtagaccccagtaagatagaagctgtgagcaactgggaaagacccaagaacgccagtgagatcagaagctttctgggattagcaggttactacaggaaattcgtagaggacttctccagaatagcctccccactaacagctcttaccagaaagaatagaaaatttcagtggacagaggactgtgagaacagtttcagcgagctgaaaaggagattgaccagtgcacctattctgacgctaccagagaacgcagatagctttgacatatatagtgatgcctcgaagttgggactaggagca acggagcgggtaaatcaggtactcgaagatatgctccgagcatgtgccctagatttcaaaggaagttggtgcaaatatctgagtctagcagaatttgcatacaacaacagctatcagaccactatcggtatggcaccttatgaggctctctatgggcggaggtgtagatctccaatctgctgg